One genomic window of Campylobacter sp. MIT 99-7217 includes the following:
- a CDS encoding efflux RND transporter periplasmic adaptor subunit, whose protein sequence is MKQILYFLLASLAFLLSACSKGDAPKQALPPAGVHTLVAKGENLSLEYTYPATLTSDYDVVLKAKVSGSIKEQYFKPGASVKKGDKLFLIDPDKYKAAANVAYGSFLVASANHTNMKKDHSRNEILFSKKAISQKEYDTSLANYNSAAANLESTKAQYENAKIDLDYTNVEAPFDGVVGDALVNIGEYVSASATELVRITNLNEIYADFYISDKDKLRLDSNLASKNWEIANIDAVLNINGQKIKGKISFVDSVVNESAKVKAKAVFDNADNKLIPGTFATINMSGFVQKNGYKVPQVAVLQDQKQSSYVYTIKDNKVSKTPVSIAYQNNEFVVIDSGLKNGDKIIVDNFKKIRLGSEVQDLGSR, encoded by the coding sequence ATGAAACAAATTTTATACTTTTTGCTAGCAAGCTTAGCATTCTTGTTGAGTGCATGCTCAAAAGGAGATGCTCCCAAGCAAGCCTTGCCTCCTGCTGGTGTTCATACTCTTGTTGCTAAGGGAGAAAATTTAAGCTTAGAATACACATATCCTGCGACTTTGACAAGTGATTATGATGTTGTTTTAAAAGCTAAGGTGAGTGGCTCGATCAAGGAGCAGTATTTCAAGCCCGGAGCTAGTGTTAAAAAAGGCGACAAACTTTTTCTTATCGATCCTGACAAATACAAAGCTGCTGCTAATGTCGCTTATGGAAGCTTTCTTGTTGCAAGTGCTAATCACACCAATATGAAAAAAGATCACAGCAGAAATGAAATTTTGTTTTCTAAAAAGGCTATCTCTCAAAAAGAATACGATACGAGCCTAGCTAATTATAACTCTGCTGCTGCAAATTTAGAAAGTACAAAAGCTCAGTATGAAAATGCTAAAATCGATCTTGATTATACCAATGTAGAAGCACCATTTGATGGTGTTGTGGGCGATGCTTTGGTTAATATCGGCGAATATGTAAGCGCAAGTGCAACTGAGCTTGTAAGAATCACAAATTTAAACGAAATTTACGCAGATTTTTATATCAGCGATAAAGATAAATTAAGGCTTGATAGCAACCTAGCAAGCAAAAATTGGGAAATTGCAAATATTGATGCGGTTTTAAATATCAATGGACAAAAGATAAAGGGTAAAATTTCATTTGTGGACTCTGTTGTTAATGAAAGTGCTAAAGTAAAGGCTAAGGCTGTGTTTGATAATGCTGATAATAAACTTATACCGGGTACTTTTGCTACGATCAACATGAGTGGTTTCGTGCAAAAAAATGGTTATAAGGTCCCTCAAGTTGCAGTTTTACAAGATCAAAAACAAAGCTCTTATGTCTATACGATAAAAGATAATAAAGTGAGCAAAACTCCTGTAAGCATTGCCTATCAAAATAACGAATTTGTTGTTATTGATAGTGGGCTTAAAAATGGCGATAAGATCATTGTGGATAACTTCAAAAAAATTCGTTTAGGTAGTGAAGTTCAAGATCTAGGGAGTAGATAA
- a CDS encoding type II secretion system protein — MKKAFTVLELIFVIVILGILAAIALPKFSSSKDDSEISKSLINLKTAISDLTQYALKNDSLTLISSMSNVSSLENIDLSNISANAVAKFKVGNDDECLKFIFINKGSILLFGIASNDNTKALIENIADLKDKLSQNPNDNALKTSLLNANNALSTANFTSTSSNKACVSLSNSQSFKDLASKTYTLLGN; from the coding sequence ATGAAAAAGGCATTTACGGTTTTGGAGCTGATTTTTGTGATTGTGATTTTAGGTATTTTAGCAGCCATTGCCTTGCCCAAATTTAGCTCAAGCAAAGATGATAGCGAGATAAGCAAATCTTTAATCAATCTAAAAACAGCGATCAGTGATCTTACTCAATATGCCTTAAAAAATGATAGCCTCACGCTCATTTCTTCCATGAGCAATGTAAGCTCACTTGAAAATATAGATCTTAGCAACATTAGTGCTAATGCTGTGGCTAAATTTAAGGTAGGAAACGATGATGAGTGCTTGAAATTTATCTTTATCAACAAGGGTTCTATCCTACTTTTTGGCATAGCAAGCAATGACAATACAAAAGCCTTGATAGAAAATATCGCTGATTTAAAAGATAAATTAAGTCAAAATCCAAACGATAATGCTCTAAAAACAAGCCTTTTAAATGCAAATAATGCCTTAAGTACTGCAAATTTTACAAGCACTTCAAGCAATAAAGCCTGCGTAAGTTTAAGCAATTCTCAAAGTTTTAAGGATTTAGCAAGCAAAACTTATACGCTTTTAGGAAACTGA
- a CDS encoding TetR/AcrR family transcriptional regulator has translation MQKLTDKNLKRDEKIKAVALELFLQRGYEATHLKDIIKISGGSFSNIYKSFESKEALFVELIQDHCTSHFKDIENLIQDAKNKSLEEFLSSFGRAYMEIFFHPDSIGLVKVVFSQISNEKLGLVKWFESNQNKLSDSLVKDFLSKQKEENISQNASRLANLFCIMLREPYFKRCVCLGEFPNKKEQIEHVDFIVQIFLKGLLSFH, from the coding sequence ATGCAAAAGCTTACAGACAAGAATTTAAAACGCGATGAAAAGATTAAAGCTGTTGCTTTAGAGCTATTTTTGCAAAGAGGCTACGAAGCAACTCATTTAAAAGATATCATCAAAATTTCTGGTGGCTCTTTTTCAAATATATATAAAAGCTTTGAAAGCAAAGAGGCTTTGTTTGTAGAACTTATACAAGATCATTGCACAAGTCATTTTAAAGATATCGAAAATCTTATACAAGATGCTAAAAATAAAAGCTTGGAAGAATTTTTAAGCTCCTTTGGAAGAGCTTACATGGAAATTTTCTTTCACCCTGATAGTATTGGCTTAGTTAAGGTTGTTTTTTCCCAAATCAGCAACGAAAAACTTGGTTTGGTCAAATGGTTTGAAAGTAATCAAAATAAACTTTCAGACAGCCTAGTGAAAGATTTTCTAAGCAAACAAAAGGAAGAAAATATATCTCAAAATGCAAGCAGGCTTGCAAATCTTTTTTGTATTATGCTTAGAGAGCCGTATTTTAAGCGTTGTGTTTGTTTGGGAGAATTCCCAAACAAAAAAGAGCAGATCGAACATGTTGATTTTATAGTGCAAATCTTTCTTAAAGGTTTGCTAAGTTTTCATTAA
- the dxr gene encoding 1-deoxy-D-xylulose-5-phosphate reductoisomerase yields the protein MIVFGSTGSIGVNVLELAKQHKIAITALACGKNIKLLNKQIAQFKPEFVCVQDRADKTLVDYPKSKVFVAQEGLEKILKLSKDNFVINAIVGFAGLRTSLACKKLGKTLALANKESLVVAGKFLKGMKIIPIDSEHAALNFLLQNQRHVKKLYITASGGAVFKLKTENLKDLDIKTALKHPNWSMGAKITIDSATMANKLFEIIEAYHLYDFSEIDAFIERHSLVHALCEFEDGGMSAYFSKADMKLAISQAILKKNNEKIIENLDPLKLPSIKFHKISSKKYPIFSLKEVLLKHPDLGVIINGANEILVHDFLQGKCKFLDISKGVFKSIEHFGIPKIKDIEDIFEYNIKVKEFLKG from the coding sequence ATGATAGTTTTTGGAAGCACAGGAAGCATAGGCGTAAATGTCCTTGAGCTTGCAAAGCAACATAAAATAGCTATCACTGCCCTTGCATGCGGAAAAAATATCAAACTTTTAAACAAGCAAATTGCTCAATTTAAACCTGAGTTTGTTTGTGTGCAAGATAGGGCAGATAAAACTCTTGTTGATTACCCAAAAAGTAAGGTTTTTGTCGCTCAAGAAGGTTTAGAAAAAATTTTAAAACTCAGTAAAGATAATTTCGTGATCAATGCCATAGTTGGTTTTGCTGGGTTAAGAACAAGTCTTGCTTGTAAAAAACTTGGCAAAACCCTAGCTCTTGCCAACAAAGAAAGCCTAGTGGTTGCTGGTAAATTTCTAAAGGGCATGAAGATTATCCCCATTGATAGCGAACATGCAGCTTTAAATTTCTTACTTCAAAATCAACGCCATGTCAAAAAACTTTATATCACAGCAAGCGGAGGTGCAGTTTTTAAGCTTAAGACAGAAAATTTAAAGGATCTTGATATAAAAACCGCTCTTAAGCATCCAAACTGGTCTATGGGTGCTAAGATCACTATAGATAGTGCTACAATGGCAAATAAGCTTTTTGAGATCATAGAAGCTTATCATTTGTATGATTTTAGTGAAATTGACGCTTTCATAGAAAGGCATTCTTTAGTTCATGCACTTTGTGAATTTGAAGATGGTGGAATGAGTGCGTATTTTTCCAAGGCTGATATGAAATTAGCCATTTCTCAGGCAATTTTAAAGAAAAATAATGAAAAAATCATAGAAAATTTAGATCCGCTCAAGCTTCCAAGTATAAAATTTCATAAAATTTCTTCTAAAAAATATCCTATTTTTTCTTTAAAAGAAGTCTTACTCAAACACCCTGATCTGGGGGTAATCATCAATGGGGCAAATGAAATTTTAGTTCATGATTTTTTACAAGGCAAATGCAAATTTTTAGATATTTCAAAAGGAGTTTTTAAAAGTATAGAACACTTTGGCATTCCTAAAATAAAAGATATTGAGGATATTTTTGAATACAATATCAAAGTTAAAGAATTTTTAAAAGGTTAA
- a CDS encoding efflux RND transporter permease subunit gives MFSKFFIERPVFASVVAIIISLAGIIALKSLPVEQYPSLTPPTVSVSATYTGADAETIAQTVATPIEDAINGVEDMIYIDTTSSAGSMRMTVYFDIGTDPDQATINVNNRISAATAKLPEDVKRLGVTVRKASSTILAAITLNSDGSMDSTEIYNYIVLNILDDLKRVPGVGDATAIGNKNYSMRIWTDPNLLNKFNVTASEVISAISEQNTQYATGKIGEEPVAQKSPYVYSITMKGRLNTIEEFENIILRANSDGSFLRIKDVAKVEIGSQQYVSQGRLNGNDAVPIMINLQSGANAIEVAGLVKAKMEELSKNFPAGLEYNIPYDTTEFVVASIEEVIKTFVEAFVLVIIVMYFFLKNFRSTIIPMIAIPVSLLGTFAGLYVLGFSVNLLTLFALILAIGIVVDDAIIVVENIDRIIHEDKNISVKDAAIISMGEITSPVISIVLVLCAVFIPVSFMGGFTGQIQKQFALTLAISVAISGFVALSLTPSLCALFLKRNMGKPFKIVEKFNDFFDWSTKVFTSIVAFVLQRPIRFVLVFVGMLGLTGYLYLIVPKALVPSEDQGTVIAITNLPAASALHRTVGYIDELSKDFNQDPLVKYSMSMIGFDLFTSSLKENAGVSFVSMKDWGDRNMTAQALALQYNIKNAANTDGQTFFVNPPPIQGLSLTGGFDMYVQNRSGKTYAQIQEDVNALLVAARNRPDLANVRTTLDTSFPQFKLEINRDKLKAYGLNMQDIFTTIASTIGTYYVNDFTMFGKSFQVNVRSLGDFRNTQEALKNIFVRSSNGTMVPLDAVLTLTRSTGADDVKRFNLFPAALVQGDPAPGFTSGQAIQAISDVVAETLGDDYTIAWSGSAYQEVSSSSAGQTSMILGLVFVFLILAAQYERWLMPLAVVTAVPFAVFGSLLFVYLRNFINPSVSNDIYFQTGLLLLIGLSAKNAILIVEFAMEEHLQRGKSIFQASIEAAKLRFRPICMTSLAFCLGILPLVIATGAGSASRHSLGTGLIGGMIAASTLALIFVPLFFYLLESFNEWLDRKRGVKGVKNA, from the coding sequence ATGTTTTCTAAATTTTTTATAGAAAGACCCGTATTTGCTTCCGTTGTTGCTATTATCATCTCTTTAGCCGGGATTATCGCTTTAAAATCCCTACCTGTAGAGCAATACCCTTCTTTGACCCCTCCAACCGTGAGTGTAAGTGCTACTTATACCGGTGCTGATGCTGAAACCATTGCTCAAACCGTAGCAACACCTATTGAAGATGCTATTAATGGGGTTGAAGATATGATTTATATTGACACCACTTCATCAGCAGGTTCGATGAGAATGACAGTTTATTTTGACATAGGAACCGATCCTGATCAAGCAACAATTAATGTCAATAACAGAATTTCAGCTGCCACAGCAAAGCTTCCTGAAGATGTAAAAAGGCTTGGGGTAACCGTAAGAAAAGCCTCTTCAACAATACTTGCAGCCATTACCCTAAATTCTGATGGTAGTATGGATTCGACTGAAATTTATAATTATATCGTTTTAAATATCTTAGATGATTTAAAAAGGGTTCCAGGAGTTGGCGATGCGACGGCTATTGGAAATAAAAATTACTCTATGAGAATTTGGACAGATCCAAATTTATTAAACAAATTTAATGTTACGGCAAGTGAGGTAATCTCTGCCATAAGCGAACAAAATACCCAATATGCCACCGGTAAGATAGGCGAAGAACCTGTTGCTCAAAAATCCCCTTATGTGTATTCTATCACAATGAAAGGGCGTTTAAATACTATAGAAGAATTTGAAAATATCATCTTAAGAGCAAATAGCGATGGTTCGTTTTTACGCATAAAAGATGTAGCAAAAGTAGAAATTGGCTCGCAACAATATGTCTCTCAAGGACGCTTAAACGGAAATGATGCTGTTCCTATCATGATCAATTTACAATCAGGTGCAAATGCTATCGAAGTAGCAGGACTTGTTAAAGCAAAAATGGAAGAACTTTCTAAAAACTTCCCCGCAGGGCTTGAGTATAATATCCCTTATGATACAACTGAATTCGTTGTAGCTTCCATAGAAGAAGTGATCAAAACCTTTGTGGAAGCTTTTGTTTTGGTTATTATCGTTATGTATTTTTTCTTAAAAAATTTCCGATCGACTATTATCCCTATGATAGCCATTCCTGTTTCTTTACTTGGAACCTTTGCAGGACTTTATGTTTTAGGCTTTAGTGTAAATTTGCTGACCTTGTTTGCTCTTATTTTGGCTATTGGTATTGTTGTTGATGATGCGATCATCGTGGTTGAAAATATAGACAGAATCATACATGAGGATAAAAATATCAGCGTAAAAGACGCAGCCATTATATCTATGGGCGAGATCACTTCTCCTGTTATTTCTATCGTACTTGTGCTTTGTGCTGTATTTATCCCTGTTTCTTTTATGGGAGGCTTTACAGGACAAATTCAAAAACAATTTGCCCTTACTCTAGCTATTTCGGTGGCTATTTCAGGCTTTGTGGCTCTGAGCTTAACGCCTTCTTTATGTGCCTTATTTTTAAAGCGAAATATGGGAAAACCTTTTAAAATCGTTGAAAAATTTAATGATTTTTTTGATTGGAGTACAAAAGTTTTTACTTCTATTGTCGCCTTTGTTTTACAAAGACCGATTCGTTTTGTTCTTGTTTTTGTTGGTATGCTTGGTTTAACAGGATATTTATATCTTATCGTTCCAAAAGCCTTAGTTCCTTCTGAGGATCAAGGAACAGTTATTGCGATTACAAATTTGCCAGCAGCTTCAGCACTTCATAGGACTGTTGGGTATATTGATGAACTTTCAAAGGATTTTAATCAAGATCCCTTGGTAAAATACAGCATGTCTATGATAGGCTTTGACCTTTTTACAAGCTCTTTAAAAGAAAATGCTGGAGTATCCTTTGTGAGTATGAAGGATTGGGGAGATAGAAATATGACCGCCCAAGCACTAGCCTTACAATACAATATCAAAAACGCAGCCAATACAGACGGACAAACTTTCTTCGTCAATCCACCGCCAATCCAAGGCTTAAGTCTTACAGGTGGCTTTGATATGTATGTTCAAAATAGAAGTGGTAAGACTTATGCTCAAATTCAAGAAGATGTCAATGCCCTTTTAGTAGCAGCTAGAAACAGACCTGATTTAGCAAATGTAAGAACAACACTTGATACTAGCTTTCCTCAGTTTAAACTTGAAATCAATAGAGACAAGTTAAAGGCTTATGGCTTAAACATGCAAGATATTTTTACGACCATAGCCTCAACCATAGGCACTTATTATGTTAACGACTTTACTATGTTTGGAAAGAGCTTTCAGGTCAATGTGCGTTCTTTGGGGGATTTTAGAAATACTCAAGAAGCTTTGAAAAATATCTTTGTTCGCTCAAGTAATGGCACTATGGTGCCTCTTGATGCTGTACTTACTCTAACAAGAAGCACAGGTGCTGATGATGTGAAGCGTTTTAACCTCTTCCCAGCAGCTTTGGTTCAAGGAGATCCAGCTCCTGGCTTTACCTCAGGACAAGCCATACAGGCAATTAGTGATGTTGTGGCTGAGACCTTGGGCGATGATTATACCATAGCTTGGAGTGGCTCAGCTTATCAAGAAGTTTCAAGCTCAAGTGCAGGACAAACCTCCATGATCTTAGGGCTTGTTTTTGTATTTTTAATCCTAGCAGCACAATATGAAAGATGGCTCATGCCTCTAGCTGTTGTTACAGCTGTGCCTTTTGCGGTATTTGGATCTTTGCTTTTTGTATATCTTAGAAATTTTATCAATCCAAGTGTGAGCAATGATATATATTTTCAAACAGGACTATTGCTTCTTATAGGACTTTCGGCTAAAAATGCGATTTTGATCGTTGAGTTTGCTATGGAAGAGCATTTGCAAAGAGGAAAGAGTATTTTTCAAGCTTCCATTGAAGCAGCAAAATTAAGATTTCGCCCTATTTGCATGACTTCTTTGGCATTTTGCTTGGGGATTTTGCCTTTGGTTATTGCTACTGGTGCTGGAAGTGCGAGCAGACACTCACTTGGAACAGGACTTATAGGTGGTATGATAGCAGCTTCAACCCTAGCCCTCATCTTTGTGCCTTTATTTTTCTATCTACTTGAAAGCTTTAATGAATGGCTAGATAGAAAAAGAGGTGTGAAAGGAGTGAAAAATGCGTAA
- a CDS encoding M99 family carboxypeptidase catalytic domain-containing protein: MKKIFLFFLSFCYAFSLEFTISHKGKSLDDNNTVLIFGGIQGDEPGGFHAASLLISDYNITKGKIIVAPNIAFDSIIKRSRGIKGDLNRKFAAIDRNDPDYETVQRIKNLILLPEVGMVINLHDGWGFYRPTFINAEQNPKRWGNSSVIDTSEINASKYNDLENIAQSTVEQVNSFLLHPKHQYHLKNTKTEELDDTEMLKALTYFVISNNKAAFANEASKNLPVNERTYYHLVAIENYLKTAGIEFQRNFELTPAGVNKAINQRLYVKFFGNKIILALNKPRSTVNYLPFPLRRAFDYETSNEITAVVAEQNSFFIQYGNRFQTRIFPEYLEFSDAFTEFRMLVDGEEKVVPFASIVNIKNNFLIPKIQGVRVNVIGLDLSRDESGILVEKNKMQARYSLDTAGKIFRVEFYELRHANISQELPAIPFNKIIKDPPIINTEVYKQAQNKDKFLGSILVEFE, encoded by the coding sequence ATGAAAAAAATTTTTTTATTTTTTTTAAGCTTTTGTTATGCTTTTTCTTTAGAATTTACCATAAGTCATAAGGGCAAAAGTTTAGATGATAATAACACCGTTTTGATCTTTGGTGGCATACAAGGAGATGAACCGGGTGGCTTTCATGCAGCAAGCTTGCTCATTAGTGATTACAATATCACTAAAGGAAAAATCATCGTCGCACCAAATATAGCCTTTGATAGTATCATCAAAAGAAGCCGTGGCATAAAGGGGGATTTGAACCGAAAATTTGCAGCCATTGATAGAAATGATCCAGATTATGAAACAGTGCAACGCATTAAAAATTTGATCTTACTTCCTGAAGTGGGCATGGTGATAAATTTACATGATGGCTGGGGCTTTTATCGTCCAACTTTCATCAATGCCGAGCAAAATCCAAAAAGATGGGGAAACTCAAGCGTCATTGATACAAGCGAGATTAATGCAAGTAAGTATAATGATCTTGAAAATATCGCCCAAAGCACGGTCGAGCAAGTGAATTCATTTTTACTTCACCCTAAGCATCAATATCATCTCAAAAACACAAAAACCGAAGAGCTTGATGATACTGAAATGCTCAAAGCACTGACTTATTTCGTGATCTCAAACAACAAAGCTGCCTTTGCGAATGAAGCAAGTAAAAATTTACCTGTAAATGAAAGAACTTACTATCATTTAGTGGCGATAGAAAATTATTTGAAAACAGCAGGTATAGAGTTTCAAAGAAATTTTGAGCTTACTCCTGCAGGTGTCAATAAGGCTATAAATCAAAGACTTTATGTAAAATTTTTTGGCAATAAAATTATACTTGCTCTAAACAAACCAAGAAGCACGGTAAATTATCTACCCTTTCCTTTAAGAAGGGCTTTTGATTATGAAACAAGTAATGAAATCACAGCCGTTGTAGCAGAGCAAAATTCCTTTTTTATCCAATATGGCAACCGCTTTCAAACAAGAATTTTCCCAGAATACCTCGAATTTAGTGACGCTTTTACTGAGTTTAGAATGCTTGTTGATGGAGAAGAAAAAGTTGTGCCTTTTGCAAGCATAGTCAACATAAAAAATAACTTCTTAATCCCTAAAATTCAAGGTGTTCGCGTCAATGTTATAGGACTTGATTTAAGCCGTGATGAAAGTGGTATCTTAGTAGAAAAAAATAAAATGCAAGCAAGATATTCGCTTGATACAGCAGGTAAAATTTTTAGAGTAGAATTTTATGAGCTAAGACATGCAAACATCTCTCAAGAACTTCCTGCTATACCTTTTAACAAAATCATCAAAGATCCTCCCATAATCAACACTGAAGTGTATAAACAGGCCCAAAATAAAGATAAATTTTTAGGTTCTATTCTTGTGGAATTTGAATGA
- a CDS encoding phosphatidate cytidylyltransferase, translating to MFSKTRIISGLIMAVAVLLILLIDDKSLSFVVFGIIIYFAIDEAKKFFKDSANIWLVFIFYILGTYFEKPLFFATLLCLLVIGHLVYIKSRNLKPALAYLYPIVPIFALWQVYLEHGAFALFWLIFIVAMCDTCAYFIGKLFGSTPFSPTSPNKTREGVVGGISCATIFGCLIGLFVYDFFLSLIISFLVAVFAVIGDLLESYFKRHAKIKDSGNLIPGHGGILDRIDAVIIAAFVMVALL from the coding sequence ATGTTTAGTAAAACGCGTATTATTTCAGGGCTGATTATGGCAGTAGCGGTGCTACTCATACTTTTGATTGATGATAAGAGTTTAAGTTTCGTCGTCTTTGGTATCATCATTTATTTTGCTATTGATGAGGCTAAAAAATTCTTTAAAGATAGTGCAAATATTTGGCTTGTATTCATCTTTTATATACTTGGTACTTATTTTGAAAAACCTTTGTTTTTTGCGACACTGTTGTGCTTACTTGTGATTGGGCATTTAGTTTATATTAAGAGTAGGAATTTAAAACCTGCCTTAGCCTATCTTTATCCTATCGTCCCTATCTTTGCTTTGTGGCAGGTATATTTAGAACATGGTGCTTTTGCCTTGTTTTGGCTCATTTTTATCGTTGCGATGTGTGATACTTGTGCGTATTTTATAGGAAAATTATTTGGAAGCACGCCCTTTTCTCCAACTAGTCCAAATAAAACAAGAGAAGGGGTTGTTGGAGGTATTAGTTGTGCGACGATTTTTGGTTGTTTGATAGGGCTTTTTGTTTATGATTTCTTTTTAAGTCTTATTATTTCTTTTTTAGTCGCTGTTTTTGCTGTGATTGGCGATTTATTAGAAAGTTATTTTAAAAGACATGCTAAGATTAAAGATAGTGGAAATTTAATACCCGGTCATGGAGGAATCTTAGATAGAATTGACGCTGTGATCATAGCAGCCTTTGTAATGGTTGCTCTTTTATGA
- the tsaD gene encoding tRNA (adenosine(37)-N6)-threonylcarbamoyltransferase complex transferase subunit TsaD yields the protein MKNYILAIESSCDDSSIAIIDKDSFKCIFHQKISQEKEHSLYGGVVPELAARLHTKALTNILKECQVFFDKLCAIAVTNEPGLSVSLIGGISMAKILALSLHLPLIAVNHLKGHIYSLFLENKLKFDMGILLVSGGHTMNLKIDEKGFIHILSKTLDDSFGESFDKVAKMMNLGYPGGAIIESLAQKASKKDIHFSVPLLHSKGLDYSFSGLKNAVRLELLKYEQIDENLKSEIAFGFEECAISHILNKLEKIFAEHKFKSFGVVGGASANLKLRQKLMLLCEKYNCELLLAPLKYCSDNALMIARAACDSYEKKEFVRIEDDILSPKSKHFDRI from the coding sequence ATGAAAAATTATATCCTAGCCATTGAAAGTTCTTGTGATGATAGCTCTATTGCTATCATTGATAAAGATAGCTTTAAATGCATCTTTCATCAAAAAATTTCCCAAGAAAAAGAACATAGCCTTTATGGTGGTGTTGTGCCAGAACTTGCTGCTAGGCTTCATACTAAGGCTTTAACAAATATCCTAAAAGAATGTCAAGTCTTTTTTGATAAGCTTTGTGCTATAGCCGTTACAAACGAACCCGGTCTTAGTGTGAGTTTGATAGGAGGTATTAGCATGGCTAAGATTTTGGCTCTAAGTCTTCATTTGCCCCTTATTGCTGTAAATCATCTCAAGGGTCATATTTATTCTTTATTTTTAGAAAATAAACTTAAATTTGATATGGGGATCTTGCTTGTTAGTGGCGGACACACGATGAATCTTAAGATCGATGAAAAAGGCTTTATACACATACTTTCAAAAACGCTTGATGATAGTTTTGGAGAAAGTTTTGATAAGGTTGCAAAGATGATGAATTTAGGCTATCCAGGAGGTGCTATCATAGAAAGCTTAGCTCAAAAGGCGAGCAAAAAAGATATTCATTTTAGCGTTCCTTTACTTCATTCTAAGGGGCTTGATTATAGTTTTTCAGGGCTTAAAAACGCTGTTCGTTTAGAGCTTTTAAAATATGAACAAATTGATGAAAACCTAAAAAGTGAAATCGCCTTTGGCTTTGAAGAATGTGCCATATCTCATATCCTTAACAAACTTGAAAAAATTTTTGCTGAGCATAAATTTAAAAGCTTTGGTGTGGTTGGTGGTGCAAGTGCTAATCTTAAGTTGCGTCAAAAACTAATGCTTCTTTGTGAAAAATACAACTGCGAGCTTTTGCTTGCTCCTTTAAAGTATTGTAGTGATAATGCTTTGATGATAGCAAGAGCAGCTTGTGATTCTTATGAAAAAAAAGAATTTGTGCGGATTGAAGATGATATTTTAAGTCCAAAAAGCAAGCATTTTGATAGGATTTAG